In a single window of the Centroberyx gerrardi isolate f3 chromosome 17, fCenGer3.hap1.cur.20231027, whole genome shotgun sequence genome:
- the spata7 gene encoding spermatogenesis-associated protein 7 yields MGYVECNITMESKIGSASSLPGCSTTGLRGQSLKSSPFCPRSSSRVTQSIIKDHMVSHYKKVYSAKAAIDASVPKSLIYSVKYNDQIRKEQLRKGGRPQSAHSLSQRNSRASCSSAQSRRSVQGEESPYFCSGSSMISTPRFNTSFHVKQIVYPSFTIGNSRSHSHHTRPASELNYRSFEATSHRQQSAYSSATTGNQNCYKTFQDPVQKTYSGDLLHRHSQHFTQDKPFTPRTLKSEKSSYLSQYRYYRAPRRKPNQDCTNPRLMRQETYHGSTQTKGYSSMEFEDPPQGFSTEHEWSEDELNGTHFSVSRQPSQANKSRHSEFFHSSSRVSPEGRKSPIMMSVSAEEEELMYLEFISDVTDDILSRGHFSDRVLDRVLKRHFEMNRHRLDEDKMRHLLEVLRKDFAEPVSTPTSSAELERKENDLLHTHIPQLESRGSKQMETKEDNNLFPYASLIKYGDLPENDISLSVYTPLHSGSPERTASPTETNNRDSEDLNQNKGIGSPWLSEHVSEYTGADEEELHQNQTDTTVTDNEGVNQNHGYTTITSDEGFHLDHAEVNYDGLSNELEDLGRNLSESLHVSSNTHDNNQGASVSDDEF; encoded by the exons GGAGTGCATCATCTTTACCAGGGTGCAGCACTACTGGtctgagaggacagagtttgAAAAGTAGCC CTTTCTGCCCTCGGTCCTCCAGCAGGGTGACTCAGTCCATCATTAAAGACCACATGGTGTCTCACTACAAAAAGGTTTACTCAGCTAAAG CTGCCATTGATGCCTCAGTACCCAAAAGCTTGATATATAGTGTAAAGT ACAATGACCAGATAAGGAAGGAGCAGTTGAGGAAAGGGGGTCGTCCCCAGTcagcacactctctctctcagaggaaCAGCAGAGCCTCCTGCTCATCAGCCCAG AGCAGGAGATCAGTACAAGGTGAAGAGAGCCCCTACTTCTGCTCAGGAAGCTCCATGATCTCCACCCCGAGGTTCAACACCTCCTTTCACGTCAAGCAGATAGTTTATCCATCATTCACAATAGGTAATTCTCGGAGCCATTCTCACCACACTCGCCCCGCATCAGAGTTAAACTACAGGAGTTTCGAGGCAACGTCCCACAGGCAGCAGTCAGCATATTCCTCTGCCACCACAGGCAATCAGAATTGCTACAAGACTTTCCAGGACCCTGTCCAGAAGACGTATAGTGGAGACTTGCTCCATAGACATTCTCAACACTTTACCCAGGACAAACCTTTCACTCCTAGGACACTGAAATCCGAAAAGAGTTCATACCTGTCACAATATCGCTACTACAGAGCCCCGCGAAGGAAACCAAATCAGGATTGCACCAACCCCAGATTGATGCGACAGGAGACATATCATGGAAG CACACAAACCAAGGGATACTCATCCATGGAATTTGAGGATCCACCTCAG GGATTTAGTACTGAGCATGAGTGGTCTGAGGATGAGTTAAATGGCACACATTTCTCAGTATCCAGACAACCAAGCCAGGCAAATAAGAGTAGACACAGTGAATTCTTTCACTCATCATCCAG GGTCTCACCAGAAGGCAGAAAGTCTCCTATTATGATGAGCGTATCTGCAGA GGAAGAAGAATTAATGTACCTTGAATTCATTTCTGATGTAACAGATGACATCTTGTCCAGGGGGCATTTCTCCGAcag GGTCCTAGACCGGGTGTTAAAGCGTCATTTTGAGATGAATAGACATCGACTTGATGAG gataaAATGCGCCACCTTCTGGAAGTGCTACGTAAAGATTTTGCGGAGCCAGTCAGCACACCCACCTCCAGTGCAGAGCTTGAGAGAAAGGAGAATGATCTgcttcatacacacataccgCAGCTGGAGTCAAGGGGGTCAAAACAGATGGAGACCAAAGAGGACAACAACCTCTTCCCTTATGCATCACTCATCAAATACGGCGATTTACCAGAGAACGACATCTCCTTATCAGTTTACACACCGTTACATAGCGGCTCTCCTGAAAGAACTGCTTCACCTACTGAAACAAATAACAGGGACTCTGAGGATCTCAATCAGAATAAGGGCATCGGTTCTCCTTGGCTCAGTGAGCATGTCAGTGAATATACAGGGGCCGATGAGGAGGAGCTCCATCAAAACCAAACAGACACTACTGTGACGGACAATGAAGGCGTCAATCAAAACCATGGATACACCACTATAACCAGTGATGAAGGCTTCCATCTAGACCATGCTGAGGTCAATTATGATGGACTGTCTAATGAATTGGAGGATCTGGGGAGAAATTTGTCAGAGTCTCTGCATGTGTCCAGCAATACACATGATAACAACCAGGGGGCCTCTGTCAGTGATGACGAGTTCTGA